The Ignavibacteria bacterium genome window below encodes:
- a CDS encoding type II toxin-antitoxin system HicB family antitoxin produces MKFNIILEPAEEGGFNVSVPALDGCYTQGDTEQEAISNAKEAIQCYLEGLEKLNQIKSKPNYIVRELQIAL; encoded by the coding sequence ATGAAATTCAATATCATTTTAGAACCAGCAGAAGAAGGTGGATTCAATGTTTCTGTTCCGGCACTTGATGGATGTTATACGCAAGGTGATACGGAACAAGAAGCGATTTCAAACGCGAAAGAAGCTATTCAATGTTATCTCGAAGGTTTAGAAAAACTAAATCAAATAAAATCTAAACCGAACTACATTGTAAGAGAACTTCAAATCGCTTTATGA
- a CDS encoding type II toxin-antitoxin system HicA family toxin, producing MSKTFSGIDVVKALRRKGYYIDHQRGSHIFLYNLDENKSVIVPNHRELKTGTLHSILKKTNLTIEELQKLV from the coding sequence ATGAGTAAAACCTTTTCTGGAATAGATGTAGTAAAAGCATTGAGAAGAAAGGGTTATTACATAGATCATCAAAGAGGAAGCCACATTTTTCTGTATAATCTTGATGAAAATAAATCGGTAATTGTTCCGAATCACAGAGAATTAAAAACCGGAACGTTACACAGCATATTGAAGAAAACGAATTTGACAATAGAAGAGTTGCAAAAACTTGTATAG
- the rpiB gene encoding ribose 5-phosphate isomerase B has translation MTVAIGCDHGGFKYKETLKPYLQELGCKVVDAGTNSEEAVDYPEFAYAAARMVSLGEATFGIVIDGAGIGSCMTANKVPNVRAACCHEEYSARNAREHNDANVLTLGSQLIGVGQMKVVVKTFLETWHGGGRHKKRVDKIMEVEKKFLKGEIL, from the coding sequence TTGACTGTTGCAATTGGTTGCGACCATGGTGGGTTTAAATACAAAGAAACTTTGAAACCATATTTGCAAGAACTTGGATGTAAAGTAGTTGACGCTGGAACAAATTCCGAAGAAGCAGTTGATTATCCCGAATTTGCGTACGCAGCAGCAAGAATGGTCTCTCTTGGTGAAGCAACGTTTGGAATTGTAATTGATGGCGCGGGAATTGGTTCTTGTATGACTGCGAATAAAGTTCCGAATGTTCGCGCTGCTTGTTGTCACGAAGAATATTCTGCTCGCAACGCTCGTGAACACAACGATGCGAATGTCCTTACGCTTGGAAGTCAACTTATCGGTGTTGGACAAATGAAAGTTGTCGTGAAAACATTTCTCGAAACGTGGCACGGCGGTGGAAGACATAAAAAACGCGTTGATAAAATTATGGAAGTAGAAAAAAAATTTTTGAAAGGTGAAATACTATGA